Proteins found in one Armatimonadota bacterium genomic segment:
- a CDS encoding DUF4445 domain-containing protein, protein MITVRFEPDGRTTEVPRGTTILAAARQAGLEIVATCGARGRCRSCRVQVVAGAVPPPTLADRVQLGEDEVRERFRLACQAEIGEPLTVLVAPILKEVAFQIMSDTRALRSAAGFLLDSGVEQSPAFGLAFDIGTTTVVGYLVDLPGGTVVATASGLNPQAAFGGDLISRIAFAQENPSNVRALQTRIVRLLNGQIEELCSDAGINRDAIYKTVIVGNTVMHHLFLGIDPTPVGQAPYTPVVRSSMRLRAHEAGLRLDPQVPVFLLPIVAGFVGADAVGMVLSTRLYTSTEPRIAADIGTNGEVVLGLPDGLIACSAPAGPALEGGQIHCGMRGARGAVDQVHLGSDVAYHTIGGGAPLGVCGSGILDAVAGMLDAGILDASGRLHPDPSASVPDALRRRVVSTSGEAPAFVLARGDETASGEDIVLTQADVRQVQLAKGAIRSAITMLERISGTSEGRIAELMLAGGFGNYLNVRSAIRIGLIPAMPLDRISYVGNAAGLGAQMALVSETERRRADELAARIQHVSLAAHPEFQEVFLEAVAFPPPDGMGEGMGRKE, encoded by the coding sequence ATGATCACGGTCAGGTTCGAGCCGGACGGGCGGACCACGGAGGTGCCCAGGGGCACCACGATCCTGGCCGCGGCGCGGCAGGCGGGTCTGGAGATCGTGGCCACCTGCGGCGCGCGCGGCCGGTGCCGGAGCTGCCGGGTCCAAGTGGTCGCGGGCGCGGTCCCACCGCCTACGTTGGCCGACCGGGTCCAGCTCGGCGAAGACGAAGTGCGAGAGCGCTTTCGCCTGGCGTGCCAGGCCGAGATCGGCGAGCCGCTGACGGTCCTGGTTGCCCCTATCCTGAAAGAGGTCGCCTTCCAGATCATGTCCGACACGCGGGCACTGCGGTCGGCGGCGGGCTTCCTTCTCGACTCCGGCGTGGAGCAGAGCCCTGCCTTTGGGCTGGCGTTCGACATCGGGACCACCACGGTCGTGGGCTACCTGGTGGACCTGCCCGGCGGTACGGTCGTCGCGACCGCCTCCGGCCTGAATCCCCAGGCCGCGTTCGGAGGCGACCTGATATCCCGCATTGCGTTCGCGCAGGAGAACCCATCCAACGTGCGTGCTCTCCAGACAAGGATCGTCCGGCTCCTCAACGGGCAGATCGAGGAACTCTGCTCGGATGCGGGCATCAACCGTGACGCCATCTACAAGACCGTGATCGTGGGCAACACCGTGATGCACCACCTGTTCCTGGGCATTGATCCCACGCCCGTGGGGCAGGCGCCGTACACGCCGGTGGTCCGCAGCAGCATGCGCCTGCGTGCGCACGAGGCCGGCCTGCGGCTGGACCCGCAGGTCCCGGTCTTCCTGCTGCCCATCGTCGCCGGGTTCGTGGGCGCCGACGCGGTCGGCATGGTCCTGTCCACACGCCTCTACACGAGTACCGAACCCCGGATCGCCGCGGACATCGGCACCAACGGCGAGGTGGTCCTGGGATTGCCCGACGGCCTGATCGCCTGCTCGGCGCCGGCCGGCCCGGCGCTGGAGGGCGGACAGATCCACTGCGGCATGCGGGGGGCGCGCGGCGCCGTAGACCAGGTTCATCTCGGGAGCGATGTCGCCTACCACACAATCGGCGGCGGCGCGCCGCTCGGCGTGTGCGGATCCGGCATCCTCGATGCGGTCGCCGGCATGCTGGATGCGGGCATCCTGGACGCGTCCGGGCGGTTGCATCCCGATCCGTCGGCCTCGGTACCTGATGCGCTCCGCCGGCGGGTCGTCTCGACCTCAGGCGAGGCGCCGGCGTTCGTGCTGGCTCGGGGCGACGAGACCGCCTCAGGAGAGGACATCGTGCTGACCCAGGCGGACGTCCGTCAGGTGCAGCTCGCCAAGGGCGCGATCCGCAGCGCGATCACCATGCTGGAGCGGATAAGCGGAACGTCGGAAGGCAGGATAGCCGAGCTGATGCTGGCGGGCGGGTTCGGCAACTACCTCAATGTGCGCAGCGCGATCCGCATCGGCCTGATCCCTGCGATGCCGCTCGATCGGATCAGCTATGTCGGCAACGCCGCCGGACTGGGCGCACAGATGGCACTGGTCTCGGAGACGGAGCGACGGAGGGCGGATGAGCTGGCAGCCAGGATCCAGCACGTTTCGCTGGCCGCGCACCCCGAGTTTCAGGAGGTGTTCCTGGAAGCCGT
- a CDS encoding 6-phosphofructokinase, producing MKIAVLTGGGDAPGLNAAIRAITRRALEGNHEVIGIRKGWLGLLEGDVFPLTRDSVSGILPRGGTILGTSRTNPFKAEGGEGRLLRTIERLGIDAIIAIGGDDTLGVALKLFQMGARVVGVPKTMDNDVPGTDYTIGFDTAVNIVMDACDRLHTTAEAHHRVMIVEVMGRDAGWVAGVGGLSGGADVILVPEVPFTIEDVCEIVRRRHARGRTFSIVVVAEGARPTDFGMQVTQDARVDEFGHVRLGGIGALLAREVEAQTGYETRVTVLGHLQRGGSPTVFDRILATRYGVAAVEAVEAGHFGVMVALRGTKITTVGLEEALSGTSPFDPELYRLTRLFH from the coding sequence ATGAAGATTGCGGTGCTGACCGGCGGAGGTGACGCGCCTGGGTTGAACGCGGCGATTCGTGCGATAACCAGGCGGGCACTCGAGGGGAACCACGAGGTCATCGGGATCCGCAAGGGCTGGTTGGGCCTGCTTGAAGGGGACGTCTTCCCCCTGACACGGGACAGCGTCTCGGGTATTCTGCCGCGCGGCGGGACCATCCTCGGTACCTCGCGCACGAACCCGTTCAAGGCCGAGGGCGGCGAGGGGCGCCTGCTGCGGACGATTGAGCGGTTGGGAATTGACGCCATCATCGCCATCGGCGGTGACGACACCCTGGGCGTGGCCCTCAAGCTCTTCCAGATGGGCGCCAGGGTGGTCGGGGTTCCCAAGACCATGGACAACGACGTTCCCGGAACCGACTACACGATCGGTTTCGATACGGCCGTGAACATCGTGATGGACGCCTGCGACCGTCTGCATACAACGGCGGAGGCCCATCACCGCGTGATGATAGTCGAGGTCATGGGACGCGATGCCGGCTGGGTGGCCGGGGTCGGCGGCCTATCCGGCGGTGCCGATGTGATTCTCGTGCCAGAGGTCCCGTTCACGATCGAGGACGTGTGCGAGATCGTACGCCGGCGTCACGCGCGCGGCAGGACCTTCAGCATCGTTGTCGTCGCCGAAGGGGCCAGGCCGACCGATTTCGGTATGCAGGTCACACAGGATGCCCGCGTGGACGAGTTCGGCCACGTGCGCCTGGGCGGGATAGGAGCCCTGCTGGCGCGCGAGGTCGAGGCGCAAACCGGCTACGAGACGCGCGTGACCGTGCTGGGCCACCTACAGAGGGGTGGATCACCTACTGTGTTCGACAGGATACTTGCGACCCGCTACGGCGTGGCCGCGGTTGAAGCGGTGGAGGCCGGGCACTTCGGCGTAATGGTCGCCCTGCGCGGGACAAAGATCACCACCGTAGGCCTGGAGGAGGCGCTATCCGGCACCAGCCCGTTCGACCCGGAGCTGTACCGGCTCACGCGGCTGTTCCACTAG
- a CDS encoding hemolysin III family protein, translating into MRANSRTQSLGEEIANSVSHGVGALAAAVAAPFLIVSAVRSGDGLGIVGASIFATTMLLLYLMSTLYHSLAKGRAKRVFQILDHCAIFLLIAGTYTPFTLGALRGTWGWTLLGLVWGIAITGIVLKAVCGVRYPVLSIALYLGMGWLIVIAAKPLWTHLPLPGLLWLVAGGVAYTAGVGFLAAERVRYGHFVWHLYVLTGTACHFVAVLRYAG; encoded by the coding sequence GTGCGGGCCAACTCAAGGACGCAGTCGCTGGGCGAGGAGATCGCAAACAGCGTCAGCCACGGCGTGGGCGCGCTGGCAGCGGCCGTAGCCGCTCCATTCCTGATTGTTTCCGCGGTTCGAAGCGGGGATGGCCTAGGAATAGTAGGCGCGAGTATCTTCGCGACCACGATGCTGCTGCTTTACCTGATGTCCACGCTATACCACTCGCTGGCGAAGGGGCGGGCCAAGCGCGTGTTTCAGATCTTGGATCACTGCGCGATCTTCCTTCTGATCGCCGGCACCTACACGCCGTTCACCCTCGGTGCGTTGCGGGGTACGTGGGGCTGGACGCTGCTCGGGCTCGTGTGGGGCATAGCGATCACGGGCATCGTGCTCAAGGCGGTGTGCGGGGTGAGGTACCCGGTCCTGTCGATAGCGCTCTATCTGGGGATGGGATGGCTGATCGTCATCGCGGCTAAGCCCCTCTGGACCCATCTGCCGCTACCCGGCCTGCTGTGGCTCGTGGCCGGCGGCGTGGCGTACACGGCGGGCGTCGGATTCCTGGCAGCGGAGCGGGTTCGCTACGGCCACTTCGTCTGGCACCTGTACGTTCTCACGGGTACGGCCTGTCACTTCGTCGCAGTGCTGAGGTACGCGGGCTAG
- a CDS encoding MFS transporter has protein sequence MVSSARDLPASSWISIDGRIILGARAVRTFAYGFQSVLLGVYLKEAGFAPWQVGAVLTATLLGSAALTALFAGTADRYGRRRMLQISAVFMAGSGAAFAFSTWYPLLILASLTGTVGATSGEVGPFLSLEQAMLPQTTAQEHRTRLFSLYNMVGALAGSLGALAAGTPVLLQQVLGMDPRMSFRTMFLAYAAFACVALWLFKRLSGRVEVVVGSASGYGLRRSRGIVLKLAALFSLDSLGGGFVVQSLIAYYFNLRWGAGPEILGPIFLGVGLLQAASFLAAARVAERIGLINTMVFTHLPSNVLLMAIPLAPSLPWAIGLILARHALSQMDVPTRQSYVVAVVDPEERVAAAGVTNIARNLAQATTPIAAGVAMQVVGLGVPFFLGGGLKIIYDLLLFRMFRNVRPPEERR, from the coding sequence ATGGTGAGTTCTGCCCGAGACCTGCCTGCTTCCTCCTGGATCTCGATAGACGGCCGGATTATCCTGGGCGCACGCGCGGTTCGGACGTTCGCCTACGGGTTCCAGTCGGTGTTGCTGGGAGTCTACCTCAAGGAAGCGGGCTTTGCGCCCTGGCAGGTAGGCGCGGTGCTGACCGCGACCCTGTTGGGATCGGCCGCGCTTACCGCGCTGTTTGCCGGGACCGCCGACAGGTACGGTCGGCGCAGGATGCTGCAGATCAGCGCGGTCTTCATGGCCGGCAGCGGCGCGGCGTTCGCGTTCAGCACCTGGTACCCGCTTCTCATCCTAGCATCGCTGACCGGCACGGTGGGAGCGACATCGGGCGAGGTCGGCCCCTTTCTCTCGCTCGAGCAGGCGATGCTGCCCCAGACGACCGCGCAGGAGCACCGGACGCGGCTGTTCTCACTGTACAACATGGTGGGCGCGCTGGCCGGTTCCCTGGGCGCGCTGGCCGCCGGCACACCGGTTCTGCTGCAGCAGGTCCTGGGCATGGATCCCAGGATGTCGTTTCGGACGATGTTCCTGGCCTATGCCGCGTTCGCCTGCGTTGCGCTGTGGCTGTTCAAGCGGCTCAGCGGCCGCGTAGAGGTCGTGGTAGGCAGCGCGTCAGGATACGGCCTGCGGCGCTCACGCGGAATTGTCCTGAAGCTGGCGGCGCTGTTCAGTCTGGACTCGCTCGGCGGCGGGTTCGTGGTGCAGAGTCTGATCGCCTACTACTTCAACCTGCGCTGGGGAGCAGGGCCGGAGATCCTCGGCCCGATCTTCCTGGGCGTCGGCCTGCTGCAGGCCGCCTCGTTCCTGGCCGCGGCGCGGGTCGCCGAGCGCATCGGCCTGATCAACACGATGGTGTTCACGCACCTGCCCTCCAACGTGCTGCTGATGGCCATCCCGCTGGCGCCTTCGCTGCCGTGGGCGATCGGCCTGATCCTGGCCCGCCACGCCCTCTCCCAGATGGACGTCCCCACGCGCCAGTCCTACGTCGTGGCCGTGGTGGATCCCGAGGAACGGGTGGCCGCGGCCGGGGTGACGAACATCGCGCGCAACCTGGCCCAGGCCACGACACCGATCGCGGCCGGCGTGGCGATGCAGGTGGTCGGACTGGGCGTGCCGTTCTTTCTGGGAGGCGGGCTTAAGATCATCTACGACCTGCTTCTCTTTCGCATGTTTCGCAACGTCCGGCCGCCAGAGGAGCGGCGCTAG
- a CDS encoding phosphoenolpyruvate carboxykinase (GTP): MAATSVAEQWVDEAARRCHPDRVVWHGGSEEEFERLVDAMLRDATLHRLNQFTYPNCYLHRSHPQDVARTEHLTYVCTPRREDAGPTNNWMTPAEAEERVGALFNGSMRGRTMYVIPYLMGPVGSPYSRVGIMVSDSAYVTASMHIMTRAGRVALEHLRTPEDFVAGLHSLADLSPERRFIMHFPQERLIWSVGTGYGGNAILAKKCHSLRIASWQARQEGWMAEHMLILGLEDPSGEVTYLAAAMPSASGKTNLAMVQSALPGYRVWTLGDDIAWLNVDDKGQLWAINPEQGSFGVAPGTNINTNPSALEMIRRNALFTNVAVSPGGEPWWEGTSDAPPAGLLDWQGRPWQPEAGPAAHPNSRFTAYLRQCPTISPRWEDPKGVPISGIIFGARRSRDVPLVFEAFDWQHGVYMGASMGTETTAAATGKVGVVRRDPMAMLPFCGYNMGDYFAHWLEMGRRLAVPPRIFRINWFRRGADGRFLWPGYCENVRVLKWIVERIKRKARAIETPVGLIPSPDDLDLTGLELGGPEAPHSAVAEALSYDREGWLQELEEQRTLFEQFGDRIPASIWEEHARTGREIHR, from the coding sequence ATGGCCGCAACTTCGGTGGCAGAGCAATGGGTGGACGAGGCGGCACGACGGTGCCATCCCGATCGCGTGGTCTGGCACGGGGGCTCAGAAGAGGAGTTCGAGCGCCTTGTTGATGCGATGCTCCGCGACGCCACCCTGCACCGCCTGAACCAGTTCACCTATCCCAACTGCTACCTCCACCGGAGCCATCCACAGGACGTGGCCCGCACCGAGCACCTGACCTATGTCTGCACCCCGCGGCGTGAGGACGCCGGCCCAACCAACAACTGGATGACCCCTGCCGAGGCCGAGGAGAGAGTGGGAGCGCTCTTCAATGGAAGCATGCGGGGCCGGACCATGTACGTCATCCCCTACCTGATGGGGCCGGTGGGATCACCCTACAGCAGGGTCGGCATCATGGTCAGCGACAGCGCCTACGTAACGGCCAGCATGCACATAATGACCAGGGCGGGACGCGTGGCGCTGGAGCACCTGCGCACCCCCGAGGACTTCGTCGCCGGCCTGCACTCCCTGGCGGATCTCTCCCCGGAGCGGCGGTTCATCATGCACTTCCCACAGGAGCGGCTCATCTGGAGCGTCGGCACCGGGTACGGCGGAAACGCCATCCTGGCGAAGAAGTGCCATTCGCTGCGCATCGCCTCCTGGCAGGCCCGGCAGGAGGGCTGGATGGCCGAGCACATGTTGATCCTCGGGCTCGAGGATCCGTCAGGCGAGGTGACCTACCTGGCGGCGGCCATGCCCAGCGCGTCCGGCAAAACCAACCTGGCGATGGTGCAATCGGCGCTTCCCGGCTACAGGGTGTGGACGCTCGGCGACGACATCGCCTGGCTGAACGTGGACGACAAGGGGCAGTTGTGGGCGATCAACCCCGAGCAAGGGTCGTTCGGGGTAGCGCCGGGGACAAACATCAATACGAACCCCAGCGCGCTGGAGATGATACGCCGTAACGCCCTCTTTACCAATGTGGCCGTGTCCCCGGGCGGAGAGCCCTGGTGGGAGGGGACGAGCGACGCGCCGCCCGCGGGCCTGCTGGACTGGCAGGGCCGGCCGTGGCAACCCGAAGCCGGCCCCGCCGCCCATCCAAACTCCAGGTTCACCGCCTACCTGCGGCAGTGCCCCACCATCTCGCCCCGATGGGAGGATCCAAAGGGGGTGCCGATCTCGGGCATCATCTTCGGAGCGCGGCGATCGCGCGATGTCCCGCTCGTCTTCGAGGCGTTCGACTGGCAGCACGGCGTTTACATGGGTGCCTCGATGGGAACCGAGACCACGGCGGCGGCCACCGGCAAGGTGGGTGTGGTGCGCCGCGATCCCATGGCGATGCTGCCGTTCTGCGGCTACAACATGGGGGATTACTTCGCCCACTGGCTGGAGATGGGCAGGCGTCTGGCAGTGCCCCCAAGGATTTTCCGTATCAACTGGTTCCGCCGCGGCGCCGATGGACGGTTTCTCTGGCCCGGGTACTGCGAGAACGTGCGCGTCCTCAAGTGGATCGTCGAGCGAATCAAGCGTAAGGCCAGGGCCATCGAAACCCCTGTGGGTTTGATCCCGTCACCTGACGACCTGGACCTGACCGGCCTGGAGCTGGGTGGCCCGGAGGCCCCCCACAGCGCGGTGGCGGAAGCTCTGAGCTACGACCGGGAGGGCTGGCTGCAGGAGCTGGAGGAGCAGCGGACGCTGTTCGAGCAGTTCGGAGATCGGATTCCGGCGTCCATCTGGGAGGAGCACGCGCGGACCGGGCGGGAAATTCATAGATAA
- a CDS encoding histidinol-phosphatase: protein MRPGMLTTSYHTHNRYCDGEGEIAEYVDAAIGAGLEAVGISSHSPLTFANDFALRAEDLPAYCAEVERLRKSYAGRLRVHLGMEFDFIPEHAAPLWEIVAPFRFEFLIGGVHFLGHDAAGVPWAFDYTRQEFEQGLREIFGGDARALVAEYYRRARQLAEWGRVAILAHLDHIKRWNGDGRYFREDEGWYRDEVETTLRACAKAGLIVEVNTSGWRCSPAAPHPSPWIVRRCVEMAIPLVVTADAHQPEHVAAFYAEAEAMLREAGCSTTAVLREEGWRMERF from the coding sequence ATGAGACCGGGCATGTTGACGACCAGCTACCACACCCACAACCGCTACTGCGACGGGGAAGGCGAGATCGCGGAGTACGTGGACGCGGCCATCGGCGCCGGTCTGGAGGCGGTGGGGATCTCCAGTCACTCACCGCTGACCTTTGCTAACGACTTCGCCCTGCGGGCCGAGGACTTGCCGGCATACTGCGCCGAGGTCGAGCGGCTTCGGAAGTCCTACGCCGGGCGGCTGCGCGTGCACCTGGGAATGGAGTTCGACTTCATCCCTGAGCATGCGGCGCCTCTGTGGGAGATCGTGGCCCCATTCCGGTTCGAGTTCCTGATCGGCGGCGTCCACTTCCTCGGGCACGACGCGGCAGGGGTACCCTGGGCCTTCGACTACACACGGCAGGAGTTCGAGCAGGGGCTGCGCGAGATATTCGGTGGCGATGCCCGGGCGCTGGTTGCCGAATACTACAGGCGTGCGCGGCAGCTGGCAGAGTGGGGCCGCGTGGCGATCCTGGCGCATCTAGACCACATAAAGAGATGGAATGGCGATGGACGCTACTTCAGAGAGGACGAGGGGTGGTACAGGGACGAGGTGGAGACCACGCTGCGGGCCTGCGCGAAGGCAGGCCTGATCGTGGAGGTCAACACGTCGGGATGGCGCTGCTCGCCGGCGGCGCCACATCCAAGCCCATGGATCGTCCGGCGCTGCGTGGAGATGGCAATCCCCCTGGTCGTAACCGCCGACGCCCATCAGCCCGAGCACGTCGCCGCCTTCTACGCCGAGGCAGAGGCGATGTTGCGCGAGGCAGGGTGCTCCACGACCGCCGTCCTGCGCGAAGAAGGCTGGCGGATGGAACGGTTCTGA
- a CDS encoding inorganic pyrophosphatase, producing the protein MEDEQFWVRLDEFVASHRIRVDRPKGLSYPEEPDLVYPLDYGFLEGTLSGDGAEVDVWVGSLSGGTVTGLLVTVDEKKHDAELKVLVGCTREEARQVLAIHNCGMQSAILVQRAT; encoded by the coding sequence ATGGAAGACGAACAGTTCTGGGTCCGGCTTGACGAATTCGTGGCGTCGCACCGCATTCGGGTCGATCGGCCGAAGGGGCTATCATATCCTGAGGAGCCAGATCTTGTGTATCCGCTGGACTATGGCTTTCTGGAGGGCACTCTCTCCGGCGATGGTGCCGAGGTCGATGTCTGGGTTGGAAGCCTTTCCGGGGGTACTGTCACCGGCCTTCTTGTAACGGTAGATGAGAAGAAGCATGACGCTGAACTGAAAGTTCTTGTGGGTTGCACAAGGGAGGAAGCAAGGCAGGTCCTTGCCATCCACAACTGCGGGATGCAATCGGCCATCCTGGTGCAGCGCGCAACCTGA
- the bfr gene encoding bacterioferritin, producing MKGNEKMLSALNQLLADELTAISQYMVHSEMCANWGYEKLHKAIEARAVDEMHHAEWLIQRILFLDGTPIVSKLNPMRIGPTVPEMIKFDQEAEIDAVAAYNKAIALAREVGDNASVDLLTRILKMEEDHEDWAEVQNAQIEQMGLANYLTNQT from the coding sequence ATGAAGGGTAACGAGAAGATGCTATCGGCGCTGAACCAACTCCTGGCTGACGAACTCACCGCCATCAGCCAGTACATGGTGCACTCGGAGATGTGCGCCAACTGGGGATACGAGAAGCTTCACAAGGCCATCGAGGCCCGGGCGGTGGACGAGATGCACCACGCCGAGTGGCTCATCCAGCGCATCCTATTCCTGGACGGCACGCCGATCGTATCGAAGCTCAATCCCATGAGGATCGGCCCGACCGTGCCCGAGATGATCAAGTTCGACCAGGAGGCCGAGATTGACGCGGTGGCTGCCTACAACAAAGCCATCGCGCTGGCGCGCGAGGTAGGTGACAATGCCAGCGTTGACCTGTTGACCCGCATCCTCAAGATGGAAGAGGACCACGAGGATTGGGCGGAAGTGCAGAACGCTCAGATCGAGCAGATGGGCCTGGCGAACTACCTGACCAACCAGACCTAG
- a CDS encoding pyridoxamine 5'-phosphate oxidase family protein, which translates to MARGRRRGVHGGRRIPGSGAGSLRPLRLAPVRSHGYGLSLRRSAEVRGLACPRALPVRREDKEIPNRDLIDKVIAQAQVCRLGLCKDNMPYVVPVSFGYDGAFIYFHSAREGMKLDYLASNNRVCFELEHDVRVIPSSGEACEWSFSFYSVIGFGTVEEIVDPQGKADALSQIMRHYSGREWSLNERSLEKTRLWRISIERITGKRSKDKNRGVAEIRRAGE; encoded by the coding sequence GTGGCTCGTGGCCGGCGGCGTGGCGTACACGGCGGGCGTCGGATTCCTGGCAGCGGAGCGGGTTCGCTACGGCCACTTCGTCTGGCACCTGTACGTTCTCACGGGTACGGCCTGTCACTTCGTCGCAGTGCTGAGGTACGCGGGCTAGCATGCCCGCGGGCGCTCCCAGTGAGACGTGAGGACAAGGAAATCCCGAATAGAGACCTGATCGACAAGGTCATTGCGCAGGCCCAGGTCTGCAGGTTGGGGCTGTGCAAAGACAATATGCCCTATGTTGTTCCCGTGTCCTTCGGCTATGACGGTGCCTTCATCTACTTTCACTCGGCCAGGGAGGGCATGAAGCTGGACTACCTGGCTTCCAACAACAGGGTCTGCTTTGAGTTGGAGCACGATGTTAGGGTCATCCCAAGTTCCGGTGAAGCCTGCGAATGGTCCTTCTCCTTCTACAGCGTGATCGGGTTTGGCACGGTTGAGGAGATAGTGGATCCCCAGGGCAAGGCCGATGCGCTGAGCCAGATAATGAGGCACTACTCCGGCAGGGAGTGGAGCCTCAACGAGCGGTCGCTCGAGAAGACGCGGTTGTGGCGCATCTCGATTGAGCGGATCACGGGCAAGCGATCTAAGGACAAGAATCGTGGAGTCGCGGAGATTCGTCGCGCCGGGGAGTAA
- a CDS encoding 6-phosphofructokinase, with protein MSSRRRIGILTGGGDCPGLNAVIRAVVLSAAVGMGWEVLGIEDGFDGLLHDRIRPLEGDDVRGILTQGGTILGTTNRGNPFAWPVERDGRREVIDASRTVLKRVETLRLDALLVIGGDGTLHIADALHRMGAPIVGIPKTIDNDISATDVTFGFDTARLTATEAIDKLHTTAESHHRIMVVETMGRNAGWLPLESGIAGGANSVLIPEIPFRLEVVAQAIEERAARGRRFSIVVVSEGAVQVGGAQVVVEEGGPGRLPRLGGIGQQVANALADMTGRETRCTVLGHLQRGGSPTPSDRLLATRFGVRAVECVMEGRLGQMVALRGPSVVAVPISEAIAEPKRVAPDGEMARTARELGISLGSEG; from the coding sequence ATGAGTTCACGGCGGCGAATAGGAATCCTGACCGGGGGAGGGGACTGCCCGGGGCTGAACGCCGTCATCCGGGCCGTGGTGCTGTCCGCTGCCGTCGGGATGGGCTGGGAGGTACTGGGCATCGAGGACGGGTTCGACGGACTGCTGCACGATAGGATCCGGCCGCTGGAGGGTGACGACGTGCGCGGCATCCTGACGCAGGGCGGCACGATCCTCGGTACCACCAACCGCGGGAACCCCTTTGCCTGGCCGGTCGAGCGCGACGGGCGGCGGGAGGTCATTGACGCGTCCCGCACGGTGCTGAAGCGAGTGGAAACCCTCCGGCTGGACGCGCTGCTCGTCATCGGAGGCGACGGCACCCTGCACATCGCCGACGCGCTGCACCGGATGGGCGCGCCCATCGTCGGCATTCCCAAGACCATTGACAACGACATCTCCGCCACGGACGTGACGTTCGGATTCGACACCGCGCGGCTCACGGCGACCGAGGCGATTGACAAGCTCCACACGACCGCTGAGAGTCACCACAGGATCATGGTCGTGGAGACGATGGGCCGCAACGCCGGATGGCTCCCATTGGAGTCTGGGATTGCCGGGGGCGCGAACTCGGTGTTGATACCGGAGATCCCATTCCGTCTCGAGGTCGTCGCCCAGGCGATCGAGGAGCGGGCGGCCCGGGGGCGGCGGTTCTCGATCGTTGTGGTGTCCGAGGGAGCCGTCCAGGTCGGCGGGGCGCAGGTCGTTGTAGAGGAGGGCGGCCCGGGTAGGCTGCCCAGGCTCGGCGGGATAGGACAGCAGGTCGCAAATGCCCTCGCCGACATGACCGGTCGAGAGACCCGGTGCACGGTGCTGGGGCATCTCCAGAGGGGCGGGAGCCCCACCCCATCCGACCGGCTCCTGGCCACGCGGTTCGGGGTGCGCGCGGTCGAGTGTGTCATGGAGGGACGCCTGGGTCAGATGGTCGCGCTGCGCGGTCCTTCGGTTGTCGCGGTGCCAATCTCAGAGGCGATCGCCGAGCCCAAGCGGGTGGCCCCGGACGGCGAGATGGCCCGCACGGCGCGCGAGTTGGGGATCTCGCTGGGGAGCGAAGGATGA
- a CDS encoding ABC transporter permease, translating to MKPQLMAPRALGAYSLLFFSPRGAFRFWQRNAYIFRRIFPESVAVNFLEPVIYLLAMGFGIGAYLSTVGGLPYLTFVATGLVATAAMFGATFECTYNAYVQMYYEKAYDAVITTPLGVEDVVIGEIWWGATRSVLYGTVFLAVIALFGTVRSPLALLIPVLFLLSGLMFSVIAMTFTAANPSIDYFTFYFALFITPMFMFSGVFFPLDALPAWVRTAAWFTPLSHVVSLSRALALGTLEAHHATDLAWILTVTVAMFPLPVVLMRRRLVK from the coding sequence ATGAAGCCGCAACTGATGGCGCCGCGCGCGCTGGGCGCATACTCGCTTCTGTTCTTCTCGCCCCGAGGCGCGTTCCGGTTCTGGCAGCGCAACGCCTACATCTTCAGGCGCATCTTCCCGGAGTCCGTAGCGGTGAACTTCCTGGAACCGGTGATCTACCTGCTGGCGATGGGGTTTGGAATCGGCGCGTACCTCAGCACTGTCGGCGGGCTTCCCTATCTCACGTTCGTCGCCACCGGGCTGGTGGCGACCGCGGCGATGTTCGGGGCCACCTTCGAGTGCACCTACAACGCCTACGTGCAGATGTACTACGAGAAGGCCTACGACGCGGTCATCACGACCCCGCTGGGGGTCGAGGACGTGGTGATCGGCGAGATCTGGTGGGGAGCGACCCGGAGCGTGCTCTACGGGACGGTGTTCCTGGCGGTGATAGCGCTGTTCGGCACAGTGCGGTCACCGCTTGCCCTGCTGATACCGGTGCTGTTCCTCCTGTCGGGATTGATGTTCTCGGTCATAGCAATGACCTTCACCGCGGCCAACCCCAGCATAGACTACTTCACTTTCTACTTCGCCCTGTTCATCACGCCGATGTTCATGTTCAGCGGCGTCTTCTTTCCCCTTGACGCCCTGCCGGCCTGGGTCCGGACCGCGGCCTGGTTCACGCCGCTCTCCCACGTCGTCAGCCTCAGCCGGGCGCTGGCATTGGGAACCCTGGAAGCACACCATGCGACGGACCTCGCATGGATCCTGACAGTCACCGTGGCGATGTTCCCGCTGCCGGTCGTGCTGATGCGGCGCCGGCTCGTCAAATAG